The nucleotide sequence TTGAATATATTGTACTTTCTGCCCACAGGTATCATTATGTTGGTTTTCTATCTATTAGCGAAGAAACGCAATTATGTAATCTTTGATTTGAGTTTAGATAGGGACTGATTACGTTGCAGAAAAATGGTAGGGTGCTAATTATTTCCACTATGCTCTTGGAGGCTTTATTTATTGTACTTATAAATCAAGAAATATATCATTCACAGGCTGTCGATGACTTAAAGGCTGTTCTACCATTTGTAAATTTAATAATTTTAATTTTCAGTGGTCTGACTGTTTTTTCGATCAAGGGGCTTGAAGAGAATGCCAAGAAAGAAATGGAATTAAATCTTCTAAAAGCACATATCCTGCAGGTTGAAGATTTGATGAATACTTTACAAACCCGACAACACGATCACAGCAGACATATCCAAACAATACAGTCTATGTTGTACTTAGATGAAAAGGATAAAGCCACAGAATACATCGAAGGTATAGCAGAGAGATATAGGCATACAGAAAAAATAGTTCATGTTGGCCATCCTGCCCTTACGGCACTGTTAAACAGTAAACAAATAGTAGCTGAGGCCAAGAACATTCAATTTGCTTTTGCGGTCAAATGCGATATTGTCAATATAGATGTATCCCCCTGGGATTTATGCAGCATTTTGGGCAACCTTTTGGATAATGCTTTGGAAGCCACTCTCCAAGATCAAATTGACCGTCGAGTAGCTGTGGAAATAAAATATGAAGATACTAATTATGTCTTATATGTTTATAATACCGGGCCTAAAATTACAGCAAGAGCAATGCGGCAGTTGTATACCCCAGGTTATACTACCAAGAACTCCGCAGCTTGTGGCTACGGCTTGTACCTGGTCAAAAAAATAGTGGACAAGTACGGAGGAAAAATTGATGTCATATCAAGGGAAAGGACAACATTTATTGTATATCTTCCGGACAGGGGTAAAGTAAAAGATGTTCAAAGTACTTGCGCGAAAAATTGCTATAACCATGGGAGTACAATTACAGGTTAATCAGGATAGGATAGAGATTTTTGCTTATGGGTTGGAGCTTATACTCGGAACATTAGTACAGCTAATGCTTTTAATATTATTATCTTTGATTATAGATACTTTCTTAACGACCATGATATGTTTGATAGCTTTTGCATCGTTGCGTTATTTCGGGGGCGGTATCCACTTAAGTACGTATTATAGATGCTTAATGGTTAGTGTCGCTTTGCTTTTGGCCCTGGGCAAACTTGCTACCATAGATATAAATTATGAAGCACTTATAGTTATTTCTATATTAGTTATTTTGATAGGTGCTGTTATTATTTTTAAATGGGTCCCTGCTGGAACAGAAAAGAAACAAATTAAAGATGAAATAACAAGGCTACGGCAGAGAAAAAAAGCCCTGTTGATCTTGTTTATATGGTTTTTTATCATATTGTTTCTGGTAATACAAAAAATGAATACGAATGCTTTTGCAGCGGTTCTAGGAATTCTTGGCAGCTTATTGTTAATAACACCATGGGGATACAGGGGGGTTAAATTCCTCGAAAATCTCCTAAATATAATTTTAAGGGGGTGTAAAAATGTTTAGGAAGTTGGCAGCGATAACAGTCAGTGCCCTGGCTTCAATGTTAGTATTTGTTGCCTATACTGGGGTAAGCGCAAATTGCTGGTTTACCACTTATGAACCCGACATCCCGGAGAGCTTAAAACACGGGGACTGATGTAGATGGTAAACATTTTACTTTTGGAAGATGAATACTATACCAGAAGATTTCTCAAAAAGCTGGTGTCTGAAAATAATTTCGTGAATAGGGTAATTGATACCCCATGTGGTAAAGAAGCAATTAATCTGGCCAAGAAACATAATCCAAGCATTGCACTATTGGATATAGAACTAGCCCCGGAAGAAGAGTTGAACGGCATACAAGTGGCAAAAACCATATATGGCTTTAATCCAGAGACATACTTTGTTTTTATAACCGGGTATGCTCAATATGCAATTGAATCTTTCGCCGTCCACCCGTATGATTACATTCTCAAACCAGTGAAAAAAGATAAAGTCGACGAAATCATAAGTAGCCTTGCAGGTAAGGTTAAAAAAAGAATGATGCTGGGAGCAGTCCCGAAAAAAAATGATCAAGGTCAAAAATAAATTAAATGAGACAGTCATGATATCTGCAGATAACATTCTATTTATTGAGAAGCAAAAGAAAATAAGTTTAGTCTATACTAGTAACAGAATTGGAAAAACATATAAAACCTTGTACGAATTAGAAGCCAAGTTAGGGGATAATTTTCTTAGAGTTCATAATTCGTTTATAGTAAACTTGGATAAAATTAGAAGAATCAGAGAGGTTAGTAGGCGGTCGTATGAGATCAACTTTGACGGATATGACAAGGCTGCTTTAATGAGTCGGTATAAATTTGAAGAACATAAGCACAGATTTCCCCTTTTGTAGAGAGGGGTATTTTTTTTGGTTAATTAGGATTCAATAGGTTAAATATACCCGATTAAGGGTTATTTAGGAAAAAGTACTAGAAATATGTAAATAATTAATTATAATTATGGGTAGTTAAAATTTTTTTGTAGGGGATGAGGTGGCACTCGCCAGGTTAAAGCCCTCGCAACAGGTTTGATAGGGGAAGATTCACGGTATTGGTGCCGTTGGTTGTGCTGGGAAACTAGCGCGCCTCCCATTGTGGAAAGAAGAATTCTAGGATCTTTATTACTTGTTCAGCTTTTAAAAATGGACAGGCTTTTAAAAAAAAGGGGGGTGATTGCAATGGACAAATAAAAGTGGTTTGTGAGGCTAAACCAGGGAAGTTCCCAACGACACCAAGAGTTAGTCTACACAAACCACAATGCCAAATTATGTGTTGTATATTATAGAAGGGAGTGATACAATTTGATGATTAAGAAGAATCTCAAGGTTGCGGTTTGTACTTTAATAATGGGTATTCTTTTGGGAATAAGTACAGCAGTGTATGCAGCTACCGTAAGTAGTGATTATAACTACTATGGACCTGTTAAAGGCTACGATTACAAAAACAAATCCTATTGCACCACATATACTGATATTGGCACGTCTGGCGATACACTAGTCTCATCAGATGATTCTGGAAACATACCGGTAGGATATATGGGTGTCCAGGGTCGGCTATACTATCAAGGTGGCACTCTGAAAGCGGCTTCCACCTGGGAGTACAACGATTCTCTCATTTATGGATTTACACAAAGTACGGGTGCTCTTTCTTCCACCCATGGTACGTACTATTACTCAAAAGGCAAAACTAAAGCTTATAATGGTGATGGATATAATACGTACTGGGCAAATGCAACTCCGAACATCAGATATCCTTAAGGAGGGAACAAAATGTGGCTTAAATCGCTTGCAGGACGAATATTAGTCATCTGTGTTACCCTTGTTGGTGGTTTCGCAGTGGGAATGCTTAGTTTTGGCCCTGCAATAGCTAACACTTTACCTAACCAAAGCCAAGAACTCAGCTATCCGAAAAACGAGAATGGCCAGACATATGGCTCTGATTTTAAAGCTACTTCTATAGGAACCGAGCCGGATTTGATTCTTGCAGAAGGCGTGGATGGTACTAAAGGTTACGTTCGTTCTATAGATTTGAACGGGCCGGAACCTAAGACGCCGAAAGAGGCTTTGGCCATGCAGCGTAAAGCCGAAAGCATTAGAGTAATCAATTTGTATGACGTTGATGGTAAAACCGTTATTGGAAAATTCGAAATTGTAAAAGGAAAGGTAACAAAATTTGCTAATAAAGAAGAAATGAGCAAATTTATCGAAAGGAACTAGTATCTTGTCAACAAAATAACTGCTGCAAACACTTTTAAAATTGGCAATTCAAAATCATACCATTGATATGTATAAATCATACGTTATTTATTGTATAGCCATTATACAATGTGACATTATTATTGAATAATGGATAATTTACTGGTTCTAAACGAAGTGCCAACTTGTCGCAAAAAACGAATCAAACATTTTTTGTATAGCTTATTATGCTTTTAAATCGTTAAAATTAAAGTGCATACTTTCATGACATGATACTAGTGAGATTGTAAAGGGGCCAGAAAATTGGCCCCTTTATTACAGTCTACTTGCTGTCGTCCAAATACCCCTTGTTTACAGTAGCAGGGTTGTTTAAAATTCCCAATAGAACAAGTTAAGGGACAAGGGGACAGGTCCCTTGTCCCTTATGACCCAAATGTTATATCATGATGCAGATCAAAAATAACCCCAGAGTAGCAGTTTACTACTGCAAACCTAGTGAATGGAGAGGGCTTATGTCGAGCGGCGAAATTGAAGTCGTGACCAACCAGAATATCATGCGCAAGCAAGAACCGTCCCTACTTGCTAGTGGTCTTTTGTGGCAGCATGCTCCGCCCTGGCTTTGGACACTTCCCGCATGCGGTAGGAAACACCGTATCTCAGATCCCTGATTATTTTTCTGGTTAAATCCACGGGAATGATCAGGGTGGACAACAAGACCACAAAAAGCCACTCTCTGCCAGTCAGCGCCACGGTTCTCAAAATTTCCCCGCCAAAGTAGGTAAAAATAACCTGGACCACAAAAATAAGGCCTACTACTTTCAGAAAACCTTTATTTTCGAGTATATGGCTAAACAGGTTAATTTCATCTGTCCTGGCGTTAAATTTATTAAAGTTATTCAAAAAGACAAAGAAGGCAAAAAAACCGGTTAAAAATGCTGCCTCACTATGGAAATAATCCCTCACCGGTAAATACGTGAGGAAGACAATGCTGAAAAGGGCAATGACAATGCCGTTGGTTAATATGGAAGACCACATATCCCTGTTAATAATCGATTCATCTCTTCTTTTGGGCTTTTCTTGCATGTATCTGGCCAGGGCCGCTTCACCGCCGAAGGCAAGCGCGGCCAGGGTATCCATAACCAGGTTAACCCAAAGCAATTGAATCATCGTAAACGGCAGATCAAAGCCGAAAAACGGCCCCAGGGTAGCAATTAAAATGGCGGACACATTCACTGTGAGCTGAAAAACAATAAATTTACGAATAGAATTGTAAATGGTGCGCCCGTACAGAACACTTTTGGAGATGGATGAAAAATTATCATCTAAAATGACAATATCACCAGCATCTTTGGCTATCTCCGTGCCGCTTCCCATAGCAAACCCTACGTCAGCTTTCTTTAAGGCCGGCGCATCATTTACACCGTCACCTGTCATACCCACTACCAGGTTCATGCTCTGGGCAACTTGAACCAATCTGCTTTTATCGGTGGGCAGAGCCCTCTCCACCACCCTCAGATCGGGCAATATCTTTCTTAATTCTTCATCGGACATTGAATTCAGTTCCGCCGAGGATAAGACAACATTCTTTTTACCTCTTAACAGGCCGGCTTCTCTGGCAATGGCAGTGGCAGTTTCCCGCCTGTCCCCGGTTATCATAACCACCTGAATACCTGCCATCTGGGCTTCCCGTATGGCCGATACGGATTCCTGTCTTATTTCATCCCGCATTCCTATGAAGCCTACTAAATTTAATTCAGCCGGCAATTCATCTCCGGTAATAGCCTCTTCCGAAGCAGCAATGGCAATAATCCTCATTGCCTGCCCCGCTAATTCATCAATTTTTTCGGATAAGGAAGATCTTTCGTCCAGCTCTACCTGATTACCGTTTTCATCATAGTAATAGCGGCAACGCTGTAAGATAATTTCCGGCGCCCCTTTGACCAGGGTCAG is from Bacillota bacterium and encodes:
- a CDS encoding cyclic lactone autoinducer peptide translates to MFRKLAAITVSALASMLVFVAYTGVSANCWFTTYEPDIPESLKHGD
- a CDS encoding response regulator transcription factor; this encodes MVNILLLEDEYYTRRFLKKLVSENNFVNRVIDTPCGKEAINLAKKHNPSIALLDIELAPEEELNGIQVAKTIYGFNPETYFVFITGYAQYAIESFAVHPYDYILKPVKKDKVDEIISSLAGKVKKRMMLGAVPKKNDQGQK
- a CDS encoding calcium-translocating P-type ATPase, PMCA-type, with the protein product MDYKIEGLNVQAVTESRERYGSNQLTPQESEGFWDKLKGNFKDPIILILVVALVINVTLAVLGFAEWYEGVGIAIAVVLATAVATLSEHKNESAFQKLQEEASQIKNKVFRDGGITEININDIVVGDCVLLQPGDKIPADGSIVFGEVKVSQASLTGEAEDVTKTAAPVGVKIEQDLTGPHAVFRGTVISDGEAVMEVGMVGDKSMYGQLAKELASDDRQSPLQVKLSKLAGGISTFGYIGATLIALSFMFKKILIDNDFVLGSAMAYITNWQVFMHDAVTALILAIVIVVVAVPEGLPMMIAMVLSLNMRKLLGDNILVRKLIGIETSGSLNILFSDKTGTITRGQLEAVQFINGSSQAYPTFNEVPAKLASLLALGVTQNSSCVRSVCENGEEQIIGGNLTERALLKFIDPKHVETLNTKVQNIIPFNSSRKFSATQVAGDANLTLVKGAPEIILQRCRYYYDENGNQVELDERSSLSEKIDELAGQAMRIIAIAASEEAITGDELPAELNLVGFIGMRDEIRQESVSAIREAQMAGIQVVMITGDRRETATAIAREAGLLRGKKNVVLSSAELNSMSDEELRKILPDLRVVERALPTDKSRLVQVAQSMNLVVGMTGDGVNDAPALKKADVGFAMGSGTEIAKDAGDIVILDDNFSSISKSVLYGRTIYNSIRKFIVFQLTVNVSAILIATLGPFFGFDLPFTMIQLLWVNLVMDTLAALAFGGEAALARYMQEKPKRRDESIINRDMWSSILTNGIVIALFSIVFLTYLPVRDYFHSEAAFLTGFFAFFVFLNNFNKFNARTDEINLFSHILENKGFLKVVGLIFVVQVIFTYFGGEILRTVALTGREWLFVVLLSTLIIPVDLTRKIIRDLRYGVSYRMREVSKARAEHAATKDH
- a CDS encoding peptidase M56 BlaR1, producing MWLKSLAGRILVICVTLVGGFAVGMLSFGPAIANTLPNQSQELSYPKNENGQTYGSDFKATSIGTEPDLILAEGVDGTKGYVRSIDLNGPEPKTPKEALAMQRKAESIRVINLYDVDGKTVIGKFEIVKGKVTKFANKEEMSKFIERN
- a CDS encoding GHKL domain-containing protein — its product is MQKNGRVLIISTMLLEALFIVLINQEIYHSQAVDDLKAVLPFVNLIILIFSGLTVFSIKGLEENAKKEMELNLLKAHILQVEDLMNTLQTRQHDHSRHIQTIQSMLYLDEKDKATEYIEGIAERYRHTEKIVHVGHPALTALLNSKQIVAEAKNIQFAFAVKCDIVNIDVSPWDLCSILGNLLDNALEATLQDQIDRRVAVEIKYEDTNYVLYVYNTGPKITARAMRQLYTPGYTTKNSAACGYGLYLVKKIVDKYGGKIDVISRERTTFIVYLPDRGKVKDVQSTCAKNCYNHGSTITG
- a CDS encoding LytTR family transcriptional regulator produces the protein MIKVKNKLNETVMISADNILFIEKQKKISLVYTSNRIGKTYKTLYELEAKLGDNFLRVHNSFIVNLDKIRRIREVSRRSYEINFDGYDKAALMSRYKFEEHKHRFPLL